The DNA region CGCCCGGTCGCGGGGCTGCTGGCCCCGCTGACCGCCGTACCCGCCCAAGGGCTCGTACTGCCCGGCGGGCCGACCGCGCTGGAGGTGACCGTCCAGGCGGGCACCGACCTGCCCGTCCCGGCACCCGGCCTGCTCCTGAAGCTCTGGATCCAGGACGCCGACGGGCTGACCGAGCAGCTCACCGTCCCGCTGACGGCCGACGGCCGCCCGCACGTCCTGCCCGTCCCGCTGGCCGGCGGCGACCGGCGGGCCGGTCCGCTGACGCTCAGTCGGCTCGGGGTGCACTTCCCCGGCACCACGGTCCTGCGCTCCACTCTCGACCTGCGCCTGCCGAAGATCACGGCCGTCGGCGCCGCGGGCGAGCGGACCGACCTCGCGCTCCCGCCGGGACAGGGGTGGGCCCGCTCCGGCAAGGTCCTCGCCGCCCCGTCCGCGCTCGACTGCCCCGGTACCGAGCACGGCCGCTCGGAGGAGAGCCCCCAACAGGCCGAGGCCTGCAGCTGGGAGAGCGGGGGGTCCGAGCTGCTGCACACCGTGATGCGCTCCCACGAGCCGGAGAACCCCCTCGACCCGCTGGGCGCGGACGCCGTCCTCGCGGTGCAGCCCGTGACGGACGGCGCGCCCGCACTGCGCACCCTGCCGGGGGGCTCCCTGGTGCCGACGCCGCCCGCGCTGCCCGCGATCGCCGACCGCGCGCTGCTCGACGCGGTGAACGCCAGGGTCGGCGACACCGTTCCGCTGAACTGGGAGCGGGACGGGCGGAGCACCCAGAAGGTCGTGATCACCGGGGAGGTCGACGTGCTGCCCGGCTACGGCCGCGGCCAGGGCCACCTGCTGCTGGACGTGCGCACGCTCGCCGCCAACCGCACGCTCGCCGGGGCCGCCCCGCCGGTCGCCGCCCACTGGTGGCTGGCGAGTACGGACCCGGCGGCCACCTGGGCCGCCGTCGACGGCCGCGGCGAGTTCGGCCGGCCGCAGAGCGCCCTGAGGGTCGCCGCGGGTCTGGCGGACGACCCGTTCCGGGGCGGACTGCGCTGCGCCTGGCTGCTGGTCCTGCTCACCGCACCGCTCTTCGCGGTGACCGTGCTGGCCCTGCACGCGGTGAGCTCGGTCCGCTCCCGTCAGCGGGAGTTCGCGCTGCTCCGCGCGCTGGGGGTGCGGCGTGCCGAGCTGACGGCGCTGCTGCGCGCCGAACAGGTGGCGGTGACGGTGCTGCCGGTGCTGTTCGGAGGGCTGTTGGGCCTGCTGCTCGCGGCCCTGCTGCTGGCGCTCACCGTGCTGGACGACTACGCGGGCCCGGTCTTCCCGGCCCTGGTCGTCGACCCGGGCCGGTCCGCCGCCGTGCTGACGGCACTGGCCGGGGGTCTGCTGCTGACCCTCGCCGTGCTGGTGCTCACCCGGCTGCTGGCCCGGGTCGACCTGGTCCGGGCCCTGCGTGCGGGGGAGGACGGATGAGCCCGGTGGCGGGCGTGCGGCGCCCGGACGGAGAGCGACCGGGCGGCGGGCGTACGGATGACCGCCGCTCGGGCGGCCGGCGTACGGATGACCGGCGCACGGGCGACCGGCTTTCGGATGACCGGTGTTCGGGCGACCGGCGACGGCGCGCGGACCGGCCCGGCGGAGTGCGCGAGGACGGACGCTTCGACGGGGGGAGCCCCACATGCTGACACTGCGCCTGATCCGGCGCGAGGCGCGGATCGCCTGGCCGGTCTCGGCCGTGCTCGCGCTGCTCACCGTGCTGCTCACGGCGATCCCGCTGGCCTGGCCGCCGCAGTTCGACCGGCAGGCGGCCGATACGCTCGCCGACCGGGTGGAGCGCGCCCAGCGGTACGCGCCACTGGTTTCCGCCAGCACCACCACCGTTCCCCTGGACGGGCTCGCACCGTCGGACGCCGGCTCGCTCGACCGGGAGCTGGACGGGCTCGGCGAGCGGGTGCGCACGGCGGCCGGTCCGCGACTGGCCGCCGTGCTCGGCAGGCCGCAGGCCCGCGTCACCACCCAGGGCGTGCGTGCGAGCGGCCCCGGGGTACCGATGCCGTTCGGCAAGGAGCCGGGGTTCGGCCTCGTCCACGCGCAGCCCGACAGCCGGGGCGGGACGGTCGAGTACCTCCAGGGCCGCGAACCCCGGCAGCCCGAGGCCGACCTCCGCCTCCCGTCCGCCGAGGCGGGCCCGATCGAGGTGGCGGTGTCCGAAGCGACGCGCGCCAGACTGGAACTGACGCTCGATCAGCGATTCACGGTGTCGAGCCGCGGCGTGTCCGCCCCGGTGGTCCTGGTCGGGATCTTCCGGACCGACCGCGGCGCGTCCCGGCTCTGGCAGCGGTCCCCGATGCTGGTCGCCCCGTGGACCGTGTCGACCAACGCCGGCCAGGAACTCCACGGCCAGATGCTGACCAGCTCCGGCGGGATCGAGATGATCGCGGCGCAGGGTCTCGCGGTCGGTGTGGCCTGGGAGCTGCCGGTGGCCACCGACCGCTCCGGGCCCGCCGCCACACCGGACGGGCTCGCCGGACTGCAGTCCGCCCTGAGGGAGCTGCGCGTCGCCGGGCCGGAGAAGCTGTGCGGGTTCGGCGTCGGGGACTCCTGCATGCTGGCCGGCCAGATCGTGCCCTCGGTCAACGTCGCCGAGCGGCTCGGCCCGGAGCTGGACGGCTTCGCGGCCCAGCGTCAGCGCATCGAGCAACTGCAGAGCTTCGCGCTCGCCGGGCTGCTCGCCATGGTGGTGGCCACCGCGGTCGCCGCCGCCCGGCTCGGCACCCGCCGCCGGGCCGGCGCCTTCGCGCTCCAACTCTCCCGCGGCGCCGGGCTGCTCGGGATCGCGGGCCGCCTGTTGGCGGAGGCCGCGGTGGCGGTCGGCGCCGGGGCCGCGGTGGGCTGGGCGCTCGGCCGCGCGCTCGCGCCGAGGGGCGCCGAACTCGGCTCGCCGGTGCCCGTCCTGGTCGCCGCCCTGCTGGTCTGGTGCGCGCCGGCCGCCGTGCTGCTGGTGTCGGCCGGGCGGAGCCGACCCGTGCCGCGCTCGCGCCGGATCGTCCTGGAGGCCCTGGTGCTGCTGTCGGCCGTCGGCGGGCTGGTCGCGCTGCGGGCCCGCGGCGCCTACGCGGGCACCGGCATCGACCCCCAACTCGCCGCCGCGCCGGTCCTCCTGGCGCTGGTCACGGTCGGGGTCCTGCTCCGCCTGCTGCCCCCGCTGGTGCGCCGGGCGGCCCGTTCGGCGCGGCGCTCGCGCGGCCTGGTCCCGCTGGTGGCGCTCGCCAGGGCCGGGGCGCAGAGCGGCGCGGCCGCGCTCTCCCTGCTGGTCCTGGTGCTGGCCCTGGGCTACGGCGTCTACGGGGGACTGATACCGCGCACCCTCGCGGACGGCCAGGCGCAGCTCGCCGACTGGCGCACCGGCGGGGCGTCGGTGGCCCTGGTCGGGCCGACGGACCGGCTCGCCGGCGACCTGCCGCCGGTCCCCGTCGCGGGGCGGCAGGTCACCGTCACCGGCGCGCGCGGGGAGATCGTCGCGCAGGACGACGGCACCGCCTTCCCCGGCGCCCGGTTCGTCGGGCTGGACGCCGCCGCCCTGGGCGCCGCCGACCCGTCCTCCCCGGTGGCCCGCGCCCTGCTGGCCGCCGACGGCGCCGACGCTCCGGTCGGGCGGAGCGGCGCCGCCGGCGACGTGCCCGTGCTCACCGCCCTGGCGGACCCGGCGCTCGCCGCCCGGTTCCCCGGCGGCACCTTCGAGCTGTCCGCGCTCGGCACCGGCCGCGCCCTGGTCCACGTGGTCGGCGGCCTGCCCGAGGAGGCGCTGCGCGACCCGGTGCTCGGGCCGGTGCTCGGCGACGGGCCGGTGCTCGGTGACGGGCCGGGCTCCGGGGCGCTGCTGGTGTTCACCGGCCCGTCCGCGCTGCGCCTGCCCGCCCAGGCCAACCACCCCTCCGCCCTCCTGCTCTACCCGCCCGCCGGCGGACCGGATCCGGACCCCGCCGAGGTGCGTACCGCCGCCGTCGCGCAGCTCGCCCCGACCGGGAAGTTCGGGCAGCAGGTCGAGTTCCGGTCCCGGAGCGGCGAGCTCGAAGCGCTCCGCACGGACGGGCTGGCGCGCACGGCCCGGGTCGCCTTCCAGGTCACCACCGTGCTCGGCCTGCTGCTCGCACTCGGCACGTTCGCCCTGGACCTGCTGCTCAGCGCCACCGAACGCGCCCGTACGACGTCCTACCTGCGCACCCTGGGGATCGGCAGCCGGGCGGTGCTCGGTCTGCAACTGCTCCAACTGGTGCCGCTGCTGCTGGCGGCGGCGGTCGGCGGCACCGCGCTCGGTCTGCTGCTGCCCGTCGCGCTCGGCTCCGGCCTGCGGCTGGGGGCGGTCACCGGCGGGCCGTTCGAGCCCGCCACGCACATCGACTGGACGACCACCGCGGCGCTCGGCGTCGCACTGGTGGCGCTGATGACGGCGGCCGCCGTCCTGGAGGCGGCGATCAGCCGCCGCCGCGGACTCGGCGCCGTGCTACGACTGGGGGAGGCATTGTGACCGTCCGGCCGACCGGCGGGCCCGCGTCCGGGACCGACCGATCCGCGTCCGGGGCCGACCGGCCCATGGTGGTGTGCGAGAGCCTGGTGCGGATCTTCCGCACCGGCACCCGCGCCCGTGACGGGGTCGAGGTCCAGGCCCTCCAGGGGCTCGACCTGACCGTGCGGGAGGGCGAGATGACGGCCCTGGTCGGCGCGTCCGGCTCCGGCAAGTCCACCCTGCTCGGCATCCTGGCCGGCCAGGACGCCCCCAGCGCCGGTACCGCCGAGGTGGCCGGCACGGACCTGGGCACGCTCAAGCGGCGCGAGCGGACCGCCTACCGGCGCCGGACCGTCGGGGTGATCCAGCAGCAGACCGCGCGCAACCTGCTGCCCTACCTGACGGCCCGCGAGAACGTGCAGCTGCCGATGGGCTACGTCGGCGTGCCGCGCGGCCGGCGCGCCGCCCGGGCGATGGAACTGCTCGACCTGATGGGTATCGCCCGGGCCGCCGACCGCACCCCGGCCGGGCTCTCCGGCGGTGAGCAGCAGCGGGTGGCGATCGCCATCGCGCTGGCCAACGAGCCGCGGCTGCTGCTCGCCGACGAGCCCACCGGCGAGCTGGACACCGCCACCTCGGAGGAGATCTTCGGGGCCCTGCGCACCGCCAACAGCGAGCTGGGCACCACCGTGCTGATCGTCACGCACGACGCCCTGGTGGCCGACCAGGTCAGCCGCACGGTGCGGATCCGCGACGGGCGCACCTCCACCGAGGTGCTGCGCCACACGGAGGCCACCGGCGCGGAGGGCGCGCTCACCGCGCAGGAGTACACGGTGCTGGACCGGGTCGGCCGGCTCCAGCTGCCGCGCGAGTTCACCGAGTCGCTGGGGCTGGCGGACCGGGTGCGGCTGGTCCTGGAGCGCGATCACATCACCGTGTGGCCCGACCACGACCGTCCGGCGGGTGCGGGTGCGGGTGCGGGTGCGGGTGGGGCTGATGCCGAGCGGTGAGGGTGGCGGCGTCCGGCCGCCCCGGAGTCACCCGCCGGAGCCGGGTGGTGACACGGCGTCGCCGTAGTCGCCCGGGTGCGGAGCGTGGCCGAGGGGGTGTCACGGCCGCTCCCGGCTCGGCCATCTGACCCTCCGCCCTATCTGGACGCCGGTCGAGGGTTGTGGTACCGCCCGGACGGCGAGACGATGAAGGAAGGATTTCCAGAGGCCCGACAGCCACCCCAGCCGTCCTCAACCAGTCGCACCCGTGCGCTGGTTCGCAGATGGGAGGATCTCCTCATGGCTGGTGGAAAGAGAGCGGCGGCCTACCCGGCGTCGCAGCTCTGTTCTGTGAAACCGTCCGCCCCACGAGTTCCCCGGTTAGGCCTGGCCCCGGATCGGGCCGGCGCAATACTCCAGACGAGGAGCAAGTGGCTGAACGGCACCGTTCTGCACTACTGCTTCCTCGACCAAGGCGGCCCCGACCGCCCGCCCGGCCAGGCCGACGCCGTCCGCAGTGCCATCCAGGAGTGGGAGGACCTGGGTATCGGCCTGGACTTCCGAGAGGTCGCCGACCGTTCGGAGGCCGAGGTCCGCATCAGTTTCAAGGGGGACAAGTCCGAGTCCGCCGTCGGCCGGGGGGTGTTGCAGATCAGTCGGCAGGCGCCCACCACCAGCTACGGCTGGGACCTCACCGACGAGTCGGGCCGCTCCACGGCGCTGCACGAACTCGGGCACGTCCTGGGCTTCGAGCACGAGCACCAGAACCCGAACGCCGGCATCACCTGGGACAAAGAGGTGGTCATCGAGGCCCTCGCCCAGCCCCCCAACGAGTGGGACCGGGCCACGACCATCTTCAACATCATCCGCAAGCTGGACCCGTCCGAAGTCACCGGTTCGCCCTTCGACAAGGACTCGGTCATGGAGTACCCCATCCAGCCCGGATGGATCCTCCGCCCCAAGCGGCTCCGTCTGGACGGCATCCCCGAGCCGTTGTCGCTCTCGGCGACGGACAAGGAGGAAGTCCTGAGGTGGTACCCGACGCTGGTGGCCCGGCCCCACGCGCTGCAGCCGCGCGTGTCCGCGCTGTTGCCCACGGGGGTCGGTGATCAGGCCGACTTCGAGATCACGCCGGCCGAGACCCGCAAGTACGCGATCGCCACCTTCGGGGACGCCGACGTGGTGATGGCCCTGTTCGAGCGGATCAACGGCGAGCTGAGGTACGTCACGGCCGAGGACGACAGCGGCGAGGACCGCAACGGCCGCCTGGACGTCAAGCTCTTCAAGGGGCGCAGCTACGTGCTCCGGGCGCGGATCTACTCGGTCTGGGGCGCCGGTGAGGCGTCGTTGATGCACTGGTGACATCCGCGCTGACGTCCCGTGGGCGTCCGTGGTTCACGTCCGTGGTTCACGTCCGTGTCACGTTCGCGGTGGCGTCGGCTCCCGCCCGGGGGCGGCGCGGGCCCGCTGCGGCTTCGCAGGAGCCCACGCCGTCCCCGGTCGGTGTGCGGCGGTGTGCGGCGGTGCGTGCGCGGTGCGGGGGTCAGCGGTCGAGAGCGGCGAGGACGGAGTCGAGGTCGGGCGCGCCGCGGCGGGGGCGGTTGTGGGGGAGCCGTCCGAGGACGGCGCCCATGGCGCAGGTGTCGGTGACGGCCGCGAAGGCGAGTCCCGCGCCGACCGCTGCGGCGAGCCAGCGGGCGCCGGGGAGGACGAGGTCGGCGAGGACGCCGAGGAGGACCAGGGAGCCGGCCGCGAGGCGGACCTGGCGCTCCATGCCCCAGACGGCCCGGGCGCCCGCGACGCGGTCGAGGGGGTGGCCGCTCCCGGCCCAGGCGGAGGTGCCGCCCGTGAGGCTGCGCGCGGCGACCCCGGCGGCGGCGAGCGTCCCGCACGCGGTCCGCGAGCGGTTGCCGGTCGCGCAGACGACGGCGAGTCCGCCGCGTCCGGCCGCCCTGCGCAGGGCGGGGACGGCGTCGTCGAGCCGGTCGAGCGGGATGTTGTGGGCGCCGGGGATGTGCCCGGCGGCGTACTCGCCGGGGGAGCGGACGTCGATGACGGTGAGCCGCTGGAGCCGGGGGAGGAGCTGCTCGACGGTCAGGGGTGCGGTCGTGGGCGTGGTCATGGGGTGGGTCCTTCCTGCGGGGGTGCGGGGGTGCGGGGGAGTGGGGGAGTGGGGGCGGGTCCGGTCGGGGTGGTGACCGGGTGGGGGTCGGGTGGTGGCCGGGTGGGGGCGCCGGTCGCCGTCAGACGAGTGCGTCGACGAGCATCAGGGCCGCGACGGCGATCAGGGCGGCGGCGAAGACGGTCCGCAGGGTGCGCCCGCTGAACCGTTCCGCGAGGCGCTTGCCGTCCCAGGCGCCGAGCACGGCGGCGGCGGTGAACGGGGCGACGACCGCCCAGTCGAGCGCACCGGTCGAGCCCAGTCGCGGGACCAGGGCGGCCAGCGAGTTGGCGCTGATGACCAGGAGGCTGGTGCCGACGGCCTCGGCCATCGTGAACGCGAGCACGGACACCAGGGCGGGGACGGCGAGGAACCCGCCGCCGACGCCGAGCAGTCCGGTGACCGCGCCGAGCCCGGCCCCGGCGGCTGCCGAGCGCGCGGGGCCGCCGCCCGCCGTCGGGGTCGCGGTCGTGTCGTCGGGGCCGGGCCCGCGGTGGTGGCGGGCGGTGTCCGCGGGCGTACGGGGGGTGTCCGCGGGCCGGGCGCCGTCCTCCGGGGTGCGGGCCTGGGCGAGCATCCGCCAGGCGGCCAGCGCGGCGAGGACTGCGAACGCGACCGTGAGCAGGCCCGGGGGCAGACGGGCCGAGAGCGCGCCGGCGGCCGCCGCGACGGGCAGGCCGGCGGCGGCGAACAGCAGCCCGGTCCGCCAGCGGACCCGGCCGGCCCTGGCGTGGGCGAACAGGCCGGTGAGCGAGGTGACGGCCACGATGAGCAGGGCGGCGGTGCCGGCGTGGGCGGGGGTGAAGCCGAGCAGGTAGATCAGGGCGGGGACGGTGAGCATGCTGCCGCCGCCGCCCAGTCCGCCGAGTGTGAGGCCCACCACGGCGCCGGCGACCAGGGCGAGGACGAGCGTGCTCATATCCCCGGCCTGTCGGGGCTGTCCGGCCCGTCGGGGGTGCTCGCCGGGGTGCCCGCCGTGAGGCTGTCGGCGGCGGGGCTGGCGGCGGCGGGGGTGTCGGCGGCGGGGGTGCGCGCCGTGGGGGTGTCGGCCGTGGCGGTGCCGGGGTGGTCGTCGTCGGAGGAAGGCATGGGTGAACTCCGGTGCGGGGTGGTGCGATCGGGGGGATCCGGAAACCGCTCGGCGGGCGGGTGGCCGGCTGGGGCCGGGCCCTGCACGGTGGGGGCGGCGGTCGTCCGCGGCGGGGCGCATCGGGCCCCGCTGTCCGACTGGACGAGGCCAATAATACCCACGGGGGTATGCTTGGGAGCAAGACGGATACCCCCACCCGTATGTTCAGGAGCCGATGTGTACTTCGCCCAGCACTACCTCGACTGCCTCTCCCAGGCCTCCTACCTGATCGCCGACGAGACCACCGGCCGTGCGGTGGTGGTGGATCCGCGCCGCGACGTCGACGAGTACGTCGCGGACGCCGAGGCGCACGGCTTCACCGTCGAGGCCGTCGTCAACACCCACTTCCACGCCGACTTCCTCGCCGGCCACCTCGAACTCGCGGCCCGCACCGGCGCCTGGATCGGCTACGGCCGGCGCGCCGAGACCGAGTACGAGATCCGCGGCCTCGCCGACGGGGAGCGGATCAGCCTGGGCGACGTCACCCTGGAGATCCTCGAAACCCCCGGCCACACCCCCGAGTCGATCAGCGTCCTGGTCTACGAGCACGCCGACGACACCGTCCCGTACGGGGTGCTGACCGGCGACGCGCTGTTCGTCGGCGACGTCGGCCGCCCCGACCTGCTCGCCTCCACGGGCGTCACCGCCGACGAACTCGGCCGGATGCTCCACGACAGCGTCCAGCGCAAACTCATGGCCCTCCCGGACGAGGTCCGCGTCTTCCCGGCCCACGGCGCCGGATCGGCCTGCGGCAAGAACCTCTCCGCCGAACGGCACTCCACCATCGGGGTTCAGCGCGCCACCAACTACGCCTGCGCCCCGATGGACGTGGACCGGTTCGTCGCCATCGTCACCGCCGGCCAGGGCGCCGCG from Kitasatospora sp. NBC_00458 includes:
- a CDS encoding rhodanese-like domain-containing protein, whose amino-acid sequence is MTTPTTAPLTVEQLLPRLQRLTVIDVRSPGEYAAGHIPGAHNIPLDRLDDAVPALRRAAGRGGLAVVCATGNRSRTACGTLAAAGVAARSLTGGTSAWAGSGHPLDRVAGARAVWGMERQVRLAAGSLVLLGVLADLVLPGARWLAAAVGAGLAFAAVTDTCAMGAVLGRLPHNRPRRGAPDLDSVLAALDR
- a CDS encoding M12 family metallopeptidase, with amino-acid sequence MKPSAPRVPRLGLAPDRAGAILQTRSKWLNGTVLHYCFLDQGGPDRPPGQADAVRSAIQEWEDLGIGLDFREVADRSEAEVRISFKGDKSESAVGRGVLQISRQAPTTSYGWDLTDESGRSTALHELGHVLGFEHEHQNPNAGITWDKEVVIEALAQPPNEWDRATTIFNIIRKLDPSEVTGSPFDKDSVMEYPIQPGWILRPKRLRLDGIPEPLSLSATDKEEVLRWYPTLVARPHALQPRVSALLPTGVGDQADFEITPAETRKYAIATFGDADVVMALFERINGELRYVTAEDDSGEDRNGRLDVKLFKGRSYVLRARIYSVWGAGEASLMHW
- a CDS encoding ABC transporter ATP-binding protein; amino-acid sequence: MVVCESLVRIFRTGTRARDGVEVQALQGLDLTVREGEMTALVGASGSGKSTLLGILAGQDAPSAGTAEVAGTDLGTLKRRERTAYRRRTVGVIQQQTARNLLPYLTARENVQLPMGYVGVPRGRRAARAMELLDLMGIARAADRTPAGLSGGEQQRVAIAIALANEPRLLLADEPTGELDTATSEEIFGALRTANSELGTTVLIVTHDALVADQVSRTVRIRDGRTSTEVLRHTEATGAEGALTAQEYTVLDRVGRLQLPREFTESLGLADRVRLVLERDHITVWPDHDRPAGAGAGAGAGGADAER
- a CDS encoding sulfite exporter TauE/SafE family protein — protein: MSTLVLALVAGAVVGLTLGGLGGGGSMLTVPALIYLLGFTPAHAGTAALLIVAVTSLTGLFAHARAGRVRWRTGLLFAAAGLPVAAAAGALSARLPPGLLTVAFAVLAALAAWRMLAQARTPEDGARPADTPRTPADTARHHRGPGPDDTTATPTAGGGPARSAAAGAGLGAVTGLLGVGGGFLAVPALVSVLAFTMAEAVGTSLLVISANSLAALVPRLGSTGALDWAVVAPFTAAAVLGAWDGKRLAERFSGRTLRTVFAAALIAVAALMLVDALV